The DNA region ACGGCGCCCGCGCCTGGCCGACGCCGTGGTGGTGCGCGATGGTGCCGCCGCTCGCCCGGCACGCCGTCATCGCGGCGCTCCACACGGCGTCGTAGCGGGCGACCGCCTCCTCCGGCGACGCCGCGTCGGAGGCGAACGACCAGTAGATCGACGCGCCCTCCGGGTAGCAGTGCGAGACGTGGGCGAAGACGACCGCGGCGTGCGGCGCCATCGCGGCCTTCATCGCGTCGTAGACCTCCGGCAGCCGCCCCCACAACGCCGCCACCTCGATGGTGTCCGCGAACGCGTGCGGCCCCAGCAGCTCCCCCGACAGCACGCGCGGCAGGTTGAACGACACGTCGTAGCGGTGCGCCCACCAGTGCTCGCCCGGCTCGGCGCCGAGGTCGGTCGCGGCCGCGCAGGCCGTGGCCAGGACCGACGTCTCGCAGGCGACGACGCGCGGGTCGCCCTCGCAGACGGTGACGAGCAGCGCGCCGCCCTCGCGGCCGAGCACCAGCGTGGTGTCCAGCTCGTCGTAGAGCCGCAGCACGGCCGGCCGCACGCCCGCGCGCATCACCGCGCGCAGCGCGTCCAGCCCCTCGCGCAGCGACCCGAACAGCCGGCCGCCGAACGCCCTTGCCGCCGGCAGCGGCGACAGCCGGAACGTCACCTCCGTGACGACCCCGAGCGTCCCCTCCGACCCGGCGAGCAGCCGCCACAGGTCCGGCCCGGCGGCCGTGCGCGGGGCCGGGACGGTGCGCCAGACGGTGCCGTCGGCGAGCACCGCCTCGACCGCGACGACCAGGTCCTCGGCCTTGCCGTACCGCGTCGAGAGCTGCCCCGCGCCGCGCGCCGCGACCCAGCCGCCGACGGTCGAGCACATGATCGAGGACGGGAAGTGGCCGACCGTCCAGCCGCGCGCGTTGACCGCCGCCTCGACGTCCGGCCCGAGCGTGCCGGCGCGGAACGTCGCGACCCCCGACTCCTCGTCCAGCGCCACCAGCCCGCTCATCGCGGACAGGTCCAGCAGCACGCCGCCGCGCACCGCGACCGCGCCGCCCACCACGCCCGACCCCGCGCCGTACGGCGTCACCGGGACGCCCTCCGCCGACGCCCAGCGCAGCAGCGCCGCGACCTCCTCGGTCGACCGCGGCCGCACCACGACGTCCGGCTCCGGGCTCGGCGTCCCCGCCCGCTCGGCCAGCGCCAGCCGCGGCCAGCAGTCGCGCGCGCGGGCGCGGCGTTCGGCCGCGTCGGCGAGGACGCGGTCCGGCCCGAGCAGGCCGCCCAGGGTGTCGGCGAGGCTCACCCGCCGAACGCTAGCGGGTCAGGTCACCCGCAGCGTCAGCACCGCCGAGTACGCCGCGACGTGGTCGGCGTCGGCGGGCTTGTAGACGCGGAAGTAGTACGTGCCCGGCGTCGACAGGGCGAACGCGAACGACGCCGCGCTGCCGCTGTTCAGCGTCCGCGACAGGACGTTGCGCCACGAGCCGGAGTACGACCGTTGCAGGTACACGCCCTGCC from Mycobacteriales bacterium includes:
- a CDS encoding FAD-binding oxidoreductase, whose translation is MSLADTLGGLLGPDRVLADAAERRARARDCWPRLALAERAGTPSPEPDVVVRPRSTEEVAALLRWASAEGVPVTPYGAGSGVVGGAVAVRGGVLLDLSAMSGLVALDEESGVATFRAGTLGPDVEAAVNARGWTVGHFPSSIMCSTVGGWVAARGAGQLSTRYGKAEDLVVAVEAVLADGTVWRTVPAPRTAAGPDLWRLLAGSEGTLGVVTEVTFRLSPLPAARAFGGRLFGSLREGLDALRAVMRAGVRPAVLRLYDELDTTLVLGREGGALLVTVCEGDPRVVACETSVLATACAAATDLGAEPGEHWWAHRYDVSFNLPRVLSGELLGPHAFADTIEVAALWGRLPEVYDAMKAAMAPHAAVVFAHVSHCYPEGASIYWSFASDAASPEEAVARYDAVWSAAMTACRASGGTIAHHHGVGQARAPWLAEELGAGFGVLRAVKAALDPNGVLNPGKLGL